TTCATTGAGAAACCTGGTAAACAAAGCAGTCATGGACTGGTGGATCTGGTGATTGGGTAGCATTACGAGCCCTCCTTTATCCTGTGTGTAAAGTGCGCCCCCTCTAATTAAATTGTAGAACTATTAAATTGCAAATACAAAAAACTGAAGCAGTTCAGTTTTTTGTGACAGCCGTCCGACTCCCGTTAAGCCAATGTTGCTCCGAAATCTTCGCGCGTCCGAGCGCGAAGATTTCGGAGTTCTTCGATTCTTGTGCAAAACAACCAAACAGGATGTTTGGTTGTTTTGTGTACATTAGGATTGTTTTGCTTCGCAAATTTAAACAATAGGTTGCCTGAGAATTGTTCGCAATTTCTTTGGTGCAGTTTTCCTCATATCACTCAAATAAATTTCGTGATGTTTTTGAACTAATCCGTCAAAGGCATACCCATTTTCTTTTATGAAAGTATGAAGGTTGGCGATAGTTGGTCCTTCGTCTTTGTATGCACCAATATACAAAATTTGTGCACAAAGACTCTCATCTAGTGTCTCAAGATGGAGTTTGCTTAAAGCGGGTAATTCCTTTTTAGATTTTACTTCCTCAAAAGCCGTATCAAACATTTTTTTAGTTACAAAATTTGGTTGAACAATAAATATTTTCCATTTCCATAAATCTTTGTTTTTTATGGAAAAATCCCTCATATCATCCATCCACCACAACCCCTCTAGTGGCATAACCGCGAAATCTTTATTTAATTTCTTACATGCAAATTTGATTTTATATACCATCGAGTAAAGTGCTTCTGTTGCATTTTTAAATTCTACAGACGTGTTTGGATTCCCTTGACCGATCACAGAAATGATCGTTTGTTTGGATACGGTAACAAACGAAGGTTGCTTGGCCGAAGGACAATAAAGTTGTTTTAGTTCTTTCTTGAGATCAAGTTTCATAATTTTCACTGTAATTTGATACTTTTTTGTAAGTTTATGATCATTTTATGTAAGTTTCTAATTACTTCTGTACACTTTGAGCGGGTAACGGGAGTCGGACCCGTTTCTCTATCTTGGCAAGATAGCATAATACCGTTATACGATACCCGCGTGGTTAATAATGTAATGGATAACCTCGGATTTTTCAAGCTTCCTGGATGCCTTTTATCAGTCCCATTATTTTATAAAATAGTTCGGTAGAATTGATTCTTATTTGAGCTGTGCCGTAAGGTAAACAATTAAACTTTTTTGTTCTTTTGCTAGAGATACTCACTCCCCTATACACTTTGCCCAGGTTTTCTTTTGGTATTTTTGTAATTTCTTGCCAATATCTCATTATTTTATTTTCATCCATTCCATCGTAAAGATGAACAGAAAGTTTAATTTTTGTTTCATTCACGTTAAGACATTTTCTAAGAAATAGCAGAAATATCTTAATTAATTCCGGATCAGAATTTGATAGTGAAACCGGGTGATAGGTGCGTTCTTTGTTTCGTACGATAATTTGTTTTTTGTATCCCTCTCCCCAATAAAGTGCGGTTCCAATTAGCAATAGTTCGCGGGTGGAAAGTTCTCCTACAGTAGCTTTTGATATTCTTAATGTTTCTTGTGAGCGTTCAAGCGCTAATTTTGTTTGATGTATATTTCTTCGGATTAATCCCTTTTTTGAGCCCTTGTATACCCTGGAATCGATTCTATTTTGTGCTTGAACGGAAAGCTCAATATTTTCAAGCCATGAATATAAAGTGCTTTTTGGAATATGGAGAATAGAAACAATTTCATTGTAACTTTTGCCACTTTTTCGTAATTCCCTTGCTTGCTCAATTTCGTTTAAGCTGTGCATTATCAGTAGTATAGCACAGCAGTTCGTATTTTACAAAATACGCAAGATTCGCTACCCTACATATAACAATACTTGCTATTGTTAATGCCGCGGTAGCTCAGCGGTAGAGCGCAGCCCTGGAAACTTCGGGGCCCGGTACAGCAATGAACCGTGAATAACTGGGTGAATTCGGGGAAACTTTCTTTCGTCTTTGGAAAAACAAAGACCCATGCCAGCCCATGGACAGAAACAATCCCGAGCCGAGCCAAAAAGGGTAACAAGTTTTTTGGAAGGTGTAGAGACTAGCGGGTGAGTCCCAACGATAATCCCGCACTAGCGCCCAGCTCCGTGATATTACGGATGATGAGATAGTCCAAATAAAGGAAGAGGCTGGCGTCGACAGTTCGACTCTGTCCCGCGGCACTCGAGATTTGTTTCGCTTTGCGAAACAACCAAGGGTACACCAAATGACCAAACATCCTGTTTGGTCATTTGGCACAAGAATCGAAGAACTCCGAGAATGAGCGCCAAGAGGCGTGAATTCTCGGAGCCAATTTATACAAAAATCCGGCTTTCGCCGGATTTTTCGCTTATACTCCAACTTTCTAATAAATTAGAAGCTTAGAATGTTTTGCGCCGTAACGGTAATCGTCTGGATGAAGTGACTAATATCGGTAAAGATGCTAGTTACTGGAATGAAGACAGTACCTTCTGAATGGGTTTTGCCCGTCAGAGTTTGACTTTGTGCCGGGTCGATGCGTCGAATGACCGGTGCTGGAACCACTACGAAATTGTTTGATTGCGTGAGGGTGCCAGTGGCCGCGCTTTGGTTTTCTCCAACTTTGGAGAATTGCGCGATCGATGAGTTTTCGCTCAAGTTGGCCGTCGCATCATTTGTGTGTTGCGATTGGGCAACGCTACCGATCGTGTCGGACGCGACATTGCTGAAGCCTGTACCTGAAGAACAAGGGGCTGGGTTACCACAACCGGAAACGCTGTTCCAAGTTAGTGCTGAACCGACGTTACCACCCTGTGCTTGTGCAAACGAACCATTCGAGTGCGTCAATGATTGGCCGGCGGTCGCTGCGGATTGCGCGACGGCGTTATTGCCGAGTTGAGTTGCGGTGCTAACATTGGCATTCTGTTGCGCCGTGTAGGACGCAGTGCCAGCTCTTTCACCGCTTTGTGCTTGGTCAAAGGAGACTAAAGCCCATGAGCCGTTTCCGGCCATTGCTGAAGATGCAACCAAGGACAACGCCGCAATTGGAGCAGTAACTAATAGATTTTTGATTTTGAACATATATTTTACCTCCTTTCAAGAGAAGATTGGCTAAAACAGCCATTCTTATCTGTTTAAACTAATCTTATATTATTAAATATCTTGTGTGTAAGGACACACCCCTGGAAACTGACATAACGGAGCGGAAAACGCACAAAAATAACGAACAACCTCCGTTTGTGTTCTTAATATAGGACTTTATAGGAAAATTGCAATGGGAATGTCAAGCTTCGTGGTGGGCAGTGCAGGGATCGAACCTGCGGCCTCCTCGGTGTAAACGAGATGCTCTACCGCTGAGCTAACTGCCCGGACAAGGATGTCTTTGTTTATCGAGATTACTTCATTTTGTTATTGTTTTCAAGGTGTCTAGCTCAGTTGGTCTAGTGTGGGGCTTCGAAACTTCGC
The window above is part of the bacterium genome. Proteins encoded here:
- a CDS encoding GyrI-like domain-containing protein, whose amino-acid sequence is MMKLDLKKELKQLYCPSAKQPSFVTVSKQTIISVIGQGNPNTSVEFKNATEALYSMVYKIKFACKKLNKDFAVMPLEGLWWMDDMRDFSIKNKDLWKWKIFIVQPNFVTKKMFDTAFEEVKSKKELPALSKLHLETLDESLCAQILYIGAYKDEGPTIANLHTFIKENGYAFDGLVQKHHEIYLSDMRKTAPKKLRTILRQPIV